Proteins from a single region of Aythya fuligula isolate bAytFul2 chromosome 3, bAytFul2.pri, whole genome shotgun sequence:
- the KCNF1 gene encoding potassium voltage-gated channel subfamily F member 1 — protein sequence MAGDSRFPDVDTDVSERNEETEIVVNVGGVRQVFYGDNLNQYPETRLAELINCLSGGYDSIFSLCDDYDPGKREFYFDRDPDAFKCIIDVYYFGEIHMKKGICPICFKNEMEFWKVDLKFLDDCCKTHLSEKKEELEEIARRVQLILDDLGVDASESRWKRCQKYIWKFLEKPESSYPARVIAVLSFLFILISSVVMCVGTIPDMQVTDAEGNRVEHPTLDSIETACIGWFTMEYVLRLIASPNKLNFALSFMNIVDVLAILPFYVSLTLTHLGAKLMELSNVQQAVQALRIMRIARIFKLARHSSGLQTLTYALKRSFKELGLLLMYLAVGIFVFSALGYTMEQSHPETLFKSIPQSFWWAIITMTTVGYGDIYPKTTLGKLNAAISFLCGVIAIALPIHPIINNFVRYYNKQRVLETAAKHELELMELNSAEGKAASSKSEFEGLVREGKEGPFYSSRLKVSHSDTFIHLLSEDKHYRTRLQSCK from the coding sequence ATGGCAGGTGACTCTCGGTTTCCAGATGTGGACACTGACGTCTCAGAAAGGAATGAAGAGACGGAGATTGTAGTCAATGTCGGTGGGGTGAGGCAGGTGTTCTACGGAGATAACCTGAATCAGTACCCAGAAACGCGGCTGGCAGAGCTGATCAACTGCTTATCGGGGGGATACGACAGCATATTCTCCCTCTGCGATGACTACGATCCCGGAAAGAGGGAGTTTTACTTTGACAGAGATCCAGATGCTTTCAAATGCATTATCGACGTGTACTACTTTGGGGAAATTCACATGAAGAAAGGAATATGCCCCATATGCTTCAAGAACGAGATGGAGTTTTGGAAAGTGGATCTGAAATTTTTGGATGACTGCTGCAAAACCCATCTGagtgaaaaaaaggaggaaCTGGAGGAAATAGCCCGAAGAGTGCAACTGATTCTGGATGACTTGGGAGTAGATGCCTCCGAAAGTCGCTGGAAAAGATGTCAAAAATACATCTGGaaattcttggagaagccagagTCGTCCTACCCGGCTCGAGTGATTGCCGTTCTGtcctttctgtttattttgatcTCCTCTGTCGTGATGTGTGTGGGGACCATCCCAGACATGCAGGTCACAGATGCAGAGGGGAATCGCGTGGAGCATCCGACCCTGGACAGCATAGAGACAGCCTGTATAGGCTGGTTTACCATGGAGTATGTGCTGAGGCTCATCGCCTCACCAAATAAACTCAATTTTGCTCTGTCCTTCATGAACATAGTTGATGTCCTGGCAATACTCCCTTTCTATGTCAGCCTCACCTTGACCCACCTGGGAGCCAAGCTGATGGAGCTGAGCAACGTCCAGCAGGCTGTCCAGGCGCTGCGCATCATGAGGATCGCAAGGATTTTCAAGCTTGCACGGCACTCCTCGGGGCTCCAGACCCTGACCTATGCTCTGAAACGCAGCTTTAAGGAGCTAGGACTGCTCCTCATGTACTTGGCTGTCGGGATCTTTGTCTTTTCTGCCCTGGGTTATACCATGGAGCAAAGTCATCCCGAAACCTTATTTAAAAGCATCCCTCAGTCATTTTGGTGGGCAATCATTACCATGACCACGGTTGGATATGGAGACATATACCCTAAAACAACACTAGGGAAACTGAATGCTGCCATCAGTTTTCTTTGTGGGGTGATAGCCATTGCCCTTCCCATCCACCCCATCATTAACAACTTTGTCAGGTATTACAACAAACAGAGGGTTTTAGAAACAGCTGCCAAGCACGAGTTGGAGCTGATGGAGCTAAACTCGGCCGAGGGGAAAGCCGCAAGCTCCAAAAGCGAATTTGAGGGTCTTGTGAGGGAGGGCAAGGAGGGTCCTTTTTATAGCAGCCGGCTAAAAGTCTCCCACAGTGACACCTTTATTCATCTCCTGTCAGAAGACAAACACTATAGGACCAGGCTTCAAAGCTGCAAATAA